The following proteins are encoded in a genomic region of Pseudodesulfovibrio mercurii:
- a CDS encoding efflux RND transporter permease subunit translates to MSEFFIKRPIFAWVIAIVIMLAGLLALDTLSISQYPDIAPTSVRVSCNYPGADAKTVENSVTKVIEQGMTGIDNLDYMTSTSTSTGQSDITLTFTNAANPDVAQMQVQNKLQQVTSQLPDVVESNGVSVTKSSASFLMVIGFVSTDGSMSSVDIADYVDSSLNDTLKRVEGVGDTQLFASAYAMRIWLNPDKLAGYSLMPGDVAAAIQAQNTQISAGQLGGLPSVKGQQLNATITARSRLQTPEQFRNIIIKSSANGSIVRLSDVAEVELGAESYTTNGLYNGTMPSAGLAIKLATGANAIQTAEAVEAAIAKLSPTFPRSIKVVYPYDTTPFVKLSISDVIETLIEAIILVFLVMLIFLQNIRATFIPTIAVPVVLLGTFAVLSIAGYSINTLTMFAMVLAIGLLVDDAIVVVENVERVMATEGLSPREATRKSMKEISGALVGIATVLSAVFVPMAFFGGSVGVIYRQFSLTIVSAMILSVLVALILTPALCASILRPVNHHKPLCCFRWFNRWFDRSTDAYHDGTAWILRRTGRLLIVFLLLIAAMSWMFAKLPSSFLPMEDQGILIASVQLPVGATQERTQRVMDKVSSYFLNHEKEAVEGVFTTVGFSFSGAGQNVGIAFIRLKPFEERHEPGLSAQAVAGRAMGAFSQMREARIFALAPPAIHGMGTSNGFDFYLQDINGAGHQKLMQVRNQFLALAAQSPLLSNTRPNGQEDQPQYHIDIDQEKASALGLSFANINTTLSTAWGSDYVNDFIDRGRVKPVYLQAEAQFRMQPSDVNRWFVRNDTGGMVPFASFASGRWTYDSPRLERYNGSSAVEIQGQAAQGVSSGDAMKEVARIIGELPAGFNLQWTGLSAQEELSGNQAAPLYALSILVVFLCLAALYESWSIPFAVILSVPVGIFGALLAATLFGQSNDVYFKVGLLTTIGLAAKNAILIVEFAVAQQEHGAGVIEATLTAARLRLRPILMTSFAFILGVTPLAVASGAGSGAQNSVGIGVMGGMIAATILGIFFIPMLYVALRKVFKFKPAVHFDDDLEPARPTKPVNPDGAA, encoded by the coding sequence ATGTCCGAATTCTTCATCAAGCGGCCCATCTTCGCCTGGGTCATCGCCATCGTCATCATGCTCGCGGGCCTGCTGGCCCTCGACACCCTGTCCATCTCCCAGTACCCGGACATCGCGCCCACCTCGGTGCGTGTCAGCTGCAACTACCCCGGCGCGGACGCCAAGACCGTGGAGAACTCGGTGACCAAGGTCATCGAGCAGGGCATGACCGGTATCGACAACCTGGACTACATGACCTCCACGTCCACCTCCACGGGCCAGTCCGACATCACCCTGACCTTCACCAACGCGGCCAACCCCGACGTGGCCCAGATGCAGGTCCAGAACAAGCTCCAGCAGGTCACCTCCCAGCTGCCCGACGTGGTCGAGAGCAACGGCGTCAGCGTGACCAAGTCCTCGGCCAGCTTCCTGATGGTCATCGGCTTCGTGTCCACGGACGGGAGCATGTCCTCGGTGGACATCGCCGACTACGTGGACAGCTCCCTGAACGACACCCTCAAGCGAGTGGAGGGCGTGGGCGACACCCAGCTCTTCGCCTCGGCCTACGCCATGCGCATCTGGCTCAACCCGGACAAGCTGGCCGGGTACTCGCTCATGCCCGGCGACGTGGCCGCGGCCATCCAGGCCCAGAACACCCAGATTTCCGCCGGACAGCTCGGCGGCCTGCCCTCGGTCAAGGGCCAGCAGCTCAACGCCACCATCACCGCGCGCAGCCGGTTGCAGACCCCCGAGCAGTTCCGCAACATCATCATCAAGAGTTCGGCCAACGGCTCCATCGTCCGCCTGTCGGACGTGGCCGAGGTCGAACTCGGGGCCGAGAGCTACACCACCAACGGCCTGTACAACGGCACCATGCCCTCCGCGGGCCTGGCCATCAAGCTGGCCACCGGGGCCAACGCCATCCAGACCGCCGAGGCCGTGGAAGCGGCCATCGCCAAGCTCTCGCCCACCTTCCCCCGAAGCATCAAGGTGGTCTACCCCTACGACACCACCCCGTTCGTCAAGCTGTCCATCTCCGACGTGATCGAGACCCTGATCGAGGCCATCATCCTGGTCTTCCTGGTCATGCTCATCTTCCTGCAGAACATCCGGGCCACCTTCATCCCGACCATCGCCGTGCCCGTGGTCCTGCTCGGCACCTTCGCCGTGCTCTCCATCGCGGGCTACTCCATCAACACCCTGACCATGTTCGCCATGGTCCTGGCCATCGGCCTGCTCGTTGACGACGCCATCGTGGTCGTCGAGAACGTGGAGCGCGTCATGGCCACCGAGGGGCTGAGCCCGCGCGAGGCCACGCGCAAGTCCATGAAGGAGATCTCCGGGGCCCTGGTGGGCATCGCCACGGTCCTGTCCGCGGTCTTCGTGCCCATGGCCTTCTTCGGCGGGTCCGTGGGCGTCATCTACCGCCAGTTCTCCCTGACCATCGTCTCGGCCATGATCCTCTCGGTCCTGGTGGCCCTGATCCTGACCCCGGCCCTGTGCGCCTCCATCCTGCGTCCCGTGAACCACCACAAGCCGTTGTGTTGCTTCCGCTGGTTCAACCGCTGGTTCGACCGCTCCACCGACGCCTACCACGACGGCACGGCCTGGATACTGCGCCGCACCGGCCGCCTCCTGATCGTCTTCCTGCTCCTCATCGCGGCCATGAGCTGGATGTTCGCCAAGCTGCCCAGCTCGTTCCTGCCCATGGAGGACCAGGGCATCCTCATCGCCAGCGTCCAGCTCCCGGTGGGGGCCACCCAGGAACGCACCCAGCGGGTCATGGACAAGGTCTCGAGTTATTTCCTGAATCATGAGAAAGAGGCCGTGGAGGGCGTCTTCACCACCGTGGGCTTCAGCTTCAGCGGCGCGGGCCAGAACGTGGGCATCGCCTTCATCCGGCTCAAGCCCTTCGAGGAACGGCACGAGCCGGGCCTGTCGGCCCAGGCCGTGGCGGGCCGCGCCATGGGCGCCTTCTCCCAGATGCGCGAGGCGCGCATCTTCGCCCTGGCCCCGCCCGCCATTCACGGCATGGGCACGTCCAACGGCTTCGACTTCTACCTCCAGGATATCAACGGCGCCGGGCACCAGAAGCTCATGCAGGTGCGCAACCAGTTCCTGGCCCTGGCCGCCCAGAGCCCGCTGCTGTCCAACACCCGGCCCAACGGCCAGGAGGACCAGCCGCAGTACCACATCGACATCGACCAGGAGAAGGCAAGCGCCCTGGGGCTCTCCTTCGCGAACATCAACACCACCCTGTCCACGGCCTGGGGCAGCGACTACGTCAACGACTTCATCGACCGGGGCCGGGTCAAGCCCGTGTACCTCCAGGCCGAGGCCCAGTTCCGCATGCAGCCGAGCGACGTGAACCGCTGGTTCGTGCGCAACGACACGGGCGGCATGGTCCCGTTCGCCTCCTTCGCCTCGGGCCGGTGGACCTACGACTCCCCCCGGCTGGAGCGCTACAACGGCTCGTCCGCCGTGGAGATCCAGGGCCAGGCGGCCCAGGGGGTCAGCTCCGGCGACGCCATGAAGGAGGTCGCCCGGATCATCGGCGAACTGCCCGCGGGCTTCAACCTCCAGTGGACCGGCCTGTCGGCCCAGGAGGAGCTGTCCGGCAACCAGGCAGCGCCCCTCTACGCCCTGTCCATCCTGGTGGTCTTCCTCTGCCTGGCGGCGCTGTACGAGAGCTGGTCCATCCCGTTCGCGGTCATCCTGTCGGTGCCCGTGGGCATCTTCGGCGCGCTGCTGGCGGCCACCCTGTTCGGCCAGAGCAACGACGTCTACTTCAAGGTCGGCCTGCTGACCACCATCGGCCTGGCCGCCAAGAACGCCATCCTCATCGTGGAGTTCGCCGTGGCTCAGCAGGAACACGGGGCCGGGGTCATCGAGGCCACCCTGACCGCCGCGCGGCTCAGGCTGCGCCCCATCCTGATGACCTCGTTCGCCTTCATCCTCGGCGTGACCCCCCTGGCCGTGGCCTCGGGCGCGGGCTCCGGCGCGCAGAACTCCGTGGGCATCGGCGTCATGGGCGGCATGATCGCGGCCACCATCCTGGGCATCTTCTTCATCCCCATGCTCTACGTGGCCCTGCGCAAGGTCTTCAAGTTCAAGCCCGCCGTGCACTTCGACGACGACCTCGAACCGGCCAGGCCGACCAAGCCGGTCAACCCGGACGGCGCGGCCTAG
- a CDS encoding efflux RND transporter periplasmic adaptor subunit produces the protein MIPLPSVKEESALQILSHSHFHFATGRAATVPLVLFCLLVLTGLAGCEDKTPEAKANRAPVEIGVEILHPQSVHLTTELPGRTTASLVADVRPQVDGIIRERLFREGSEVKAGDVLYRIEPSSYRAVYDSAVATLKKAQAALPSSENKAKRYSELIKDKAISSQDYEDARAIYESDLAAVASAKAEVERARINLGYTEIKAPISGRIEKSDLTPGALVTANQSVPLTTIRRLDPINVDMTQSSTSLLNLRQAIASGRIHVSGTIMAVKLKLENGTIYSHPGSLEFSETKVDESTGTFTVRAEFPNPDRLLLPGMYVRAIIEEGVIDNSYLVPQRAVSRNTKGQPVAMFVGQDNKVEERVLSVSRNVGNSWLVESGIGDGDKLVVEGSQFVRAGQVVTTKEMTVEDATGEVKPVQDAQPAQGAGAEG, from the coding sequence ATGATCCCGCTTCCAAGCGTCAAGGAGGAATCCGCATTGCAGATCCTGTCCCACAGCCATTTCCACTTTGCAACGGGCCGCGCCGCGACCGTGCCGCTGGTCCTCTTCTGCCTCCTGGTCCTGACCGGCCTGGCGGGCTGCGAGGACAAGACTCCCGAGGCCAAGGCCAACCGGGCTCCGGTTGAGATCGGCGTGGAAATCCTGCACCCGCAGTCCGTGCACCTGACCACCGAACTGCCCGGCCGGACCACGGCCTCGCTCGTGGCCGACGTCCGCCCGCAGGTGGACGGCATCATCCGCGAGCGACTCTTCCGCGAGGGCAGCGAGGTCAAGGCCGGGGACGTGCTCTACCGCATCGAGCCGTCCTCCTACCGCGCGGTCTACGACAGCGCCGTGGCCACCCTGAAAAAGGCCCAGGCCGCCCTGCCCAGCTCCGAGAACAAGGCCAAGCGCTACTCCGAGCTGATCAAGGACAAGGCCATCAGCTCCCAGGACTACGAGGACGCCAGGGCCATCTACGAGTCCGACCTGGCCGCCGTGGCCTCGGCCAAGGCCGAAGTGGAGCGCGCCCGCATCAACCTCGGCTACACCGAGATCAAGGCCCCCATCAGCGGCCGCATCGAGAAGTCCGACCTCACGCCCGGCGCGCTGGTCACGGCCAACCAGAGCGTCCCGCTGACCACCATCCGGCGGCTCGATCCCATCAACGTGGACATGACCCAGTCGAGCACCAGCCTGCTCAACCTGCGTCAGGCCATCGCCTCCGGGCGCATCCACGTGTCCGGCACGATCATGGCGGTGAAACTGAAGCTCGAAAACGGGACCATCTATTCCCACCCCGGCTCCCTGGAGTTCTCCGAGACCAAGGTGGACGAGTCCACCGGCACCTTCACCGTGCGCGCCGAGTTCCCCAACCCGGACCGGCTGCTCCTGCCCGGCATGTACGTCCGCGCCATCATCGAGGAAGGCGTGATCGACAACAGCTACCTGGTCCCCCAGCGGGCGGTCAGCCGGAACACCAAGGGACAGCCCGTGGCCATGTTCGTGGGCCAGGACAACAAGGTCGAGGAGCGGGTCCTGTCGGTCAGCCGCAACGTGGGCAACTCCTGGCTGGTGGAGTCCGGCATCGGCGACGGCGACAAGCTCGTGGTCGAAGGCTCCCAGTTCGTGCGCGCCGGCCAGGTGGTGACCACCAAGGAAATGACGGTGGAGGACGCGACCGGCGAGGTCAAGCCCGTGCAGGACGCACAGCCCGCCCAGGGCGCAGGAGCGGAAGGCTAG
- a CDS encoding TetR/AcrR family transcriptional regulator has product MGTDVKARRGRPKTVPDAERRRQIVQAAEKLFVRKGFAGTCTREIAACCRISKQTLYRLFPGKLDLFAAVVESHRLKMIDFGDGYDDLPLDQALARMFMIDIDQQNYEIRAAFLRTANIESLQHPQIRDILRRHGGHRNRMELKEWLDRQCRKGRLAIQNTDNAAHMLLDVFTGAVIFDALGGFSWSDREERIAHFRQCIAIFLEGALPAGKRAADD; this is encoded by the coding sequence GTGGGAACGGATGTCAAGGCCAGACGCGGCCGCCCCAAGACCGTGCCCGACGCGGAGCGCCGTCGGCAGATTGTCCAGGCGGCGGAAAAGCTTTTCGTGCGCAAGGGGTTCGCCGGTACCTGCACCAGAGAGATCGCGGCCTGCTGCCGAATTTCCAAGCAGACCCTGTACCGCCTTTTCCCCGGCAAGCTCGACCTGTTTGCGGCCGTGGTCGAATCCCACCGCCTGAAGATGATCGACTTCGGGGACGGGTACGACGACCTCCCCCTGGACCAGGCCCTGGCGCGCATGTTCATGATCGACATCGATCAGCAGAATTACGAAATCCGCGCGGCGTTCCTGCGCACCGCCAACATCGAGTCCCTGCAGCACCCCCAGATCCGGGACATCCTGCGCCGCCACGGAGGGCACCGCAACCGCATGGAACTCAAGGAGTGGCTGGACCGGCAATGCCGCAAGGGGCGGCTGGCCATCCAGAACACGGACAACGCCGCCCACATGCTCCTGGACGTGTTCACCGGCGCGGTCATCTTCGACGCCCTGGGCGGGTTCAGCTGGAGCGACCGCGAGGAGCGCATCGCCCACTTCCGCCAGTGCATCGCCATATTTCTGGAAGGGGCCCTGCCCGCCGGGAAGCGCGCCGCCGACGACTGA
- a CDS encoding helicase HerA-like domain-containing protein: MSEHLPLLEVAVSGDLPLGILPHMANRHGLIAGATGTGKTVSLRVLAEHFSDIGVPVFMADVKGDLGTMARPGGDHAKVRERVEQLGLADFTYQAYPVTFWDVFGAKGHPLRTTVSEMGPLLLARLLDLNDTQSGVLSMAFRIADDEGLLLLDLNDLRAMLVYLAENAKRFRAQYGNISAASVGAIQRGLLALEEQGGDEFFGEPALNLDDLMQTEGGKGMINILAADRLLRSPRVYSTMLLWLLSELFEALPEVGDPEKPRLVFFFDEAHLLFDRAPRALVDKIEMVVRLIRSKGVGVYFVTQMPTDLPPEVLGQLGNRVQHALRAYTPRDREAVRTTAQTFRINPDLDVEAAVTDLGVGEALVSFLERKGAPAMVRRAFILPPRSRLGVLEPGEQDQLIRGSVLYGHYEQEIDPESAYEILTARRQEQEEQRQAQLQQQEREKEERKAARAGRSNSNRQGLVEAFAKSAIRSIGSAFGRRIVRGVLGGLLK; encoded by the coding sequence ATGAGCGAACATCTTCCCCTGCTCGAGGTGGCCGTGAGCGGCGACCTCCCCCTCGGCATCCTGCCCCACATGGCCAACCGCCACGGCCTCATCGCCGGGGCCACCGGAACCGGCAAGACCGTCAGCCTGCGCGTCCTGGCCGAGCATTTCAGCGACATCGGCGTGCCGGTCTTCATGGCCGACGTCAAGGGCGATCTCGGGACCATGGCCCGGCCCGGCGGCGACCACGCCAAGGTCAGGGAGCGGGTGGAGCAGCTCGGGCTTGCCGATTTCACCTACCAGGCCTACCCGGTGACCTTCTGGGACGTGTTCGGGGCCAAGGGACACCCCCTGCGGACCACGGTCTCGGAGATGGGTCCGCTGCTCCTGGCCCGGCTGCTCGATCTGAACGACACCCAGAGCGGGGTCCTGTCCATGGCCTTCCGCATCGCCGACGACGAGGGGCTGCTGCTCCTGGACCTGAACGACCTGCGGGCCATGCTCGTCTACCTGGCCGAGAACGCCAAGCGGTTCCGGGCCCAGTACGGAAACATCTCGGCGGCCTCGGTGGGGGCCATCCAGCGCGGCCTGCTCGCCCTGGAGGAGCAGGGCGGAGACGAATTCTTCGGCGAACCCGCCCTGAACCTGGACGACCTGATGCAGACCGAGGGCGGCAAGGGCATGATCAACATCCTGGCCGCGGACCGGCTGCTGCGCTCGCCGCGCGTCTACTCGACCATGCTCCTGTGGCTCCTGTCCGAGCTGTTCGAGGCCCTGCCCGAGGTGGGCGACCCGGAAAAGCCCCGGCTGGTCTTCTTCTTCGACGAGGCGCACCTGCTCTTCGACCGCGCCCCACGCGCCCTGGTGGACAAGATCGAGATGGTCGTCCGCCTGATCCGCTCCAAGGGCGTGGGCGTGTATTTCGTCACCCAGATGCCCACGGACCTGCCGCCCGAGGTGCTCGGCCAGCTCGGCAACCGCGTGCAGCACGCTCTGCGCGCCTACACCCCGCGCGACCGCGAGGCCGTGCGCACCACGGCCCAGACCTTCCGCATCAACCCGGACCTGGACGTGGAGGCGGCCGTGACCGACCTGGGCGTGGGCGAGGCCCTGGTCTCGTTTCTCGAACGCAAGGGCGCGCCCGCCATGGTCCGGCGGGCCTTTATCCTGCCCCCGCGCAGCCGCCTGGGCGTGCTCGAACCGGGGGAACAGGACCAGCTCATCCGGGGCTCGGTCCTCTACGGCCACTATGAACAGGAGATCGACCCGGAGTCGGCCTACGAGATCCTGACCGCCCGCCGCCAGGAACAGGAGGAGCAGCGCCAGGCCCAGCTCCAGCAGCAGGAACGCGAAAAGGAGGAGCGCAAGGCCGCCCGGGCCGGCCGCTCCAACTCCAACCGCCAGGGACTGGTGGAGGCCTTCGCCAAATCCGCCATCCGCTCCATCGGTTCCGCCTTCGGCCGCCGCATCGTGCGCGGCGTGCTCGGCGGCCTCCTGAAATAA
- a CDS encoding IS1595 family transposase, translating to MSIQAVINQFRSLNKDQQEACARRIEAYLHEHIEGLKGFRDTIVEARFADGRHCPRCGSVDVKRWGAYSDKNAYMARQRYMCKDCGRTFTELTGTPMAGTHKPELWSRYIRCMIEGLSLPRTAKRLEISIPTAFYWRHKILCGLKALHARDILSGIVEMDETFFVESNKGSRNLKHRPPRKHRGVARKRGISNEQVAVLVGLSRDGDVLSHAAGRGRLSADQVARAIGGNIMPDSTLVTDSMSGFATYAKREGIRHVRLNSRQGVYTQGVHHIQHVNNYHAGLKEWMRRFCGVASKFLDHYMAWFNLLRIVTKLESKSRLEEFYRQACRKTAYAPVRDFRAFKVGQEP from the coding sequence ATGTCTATTCAGGCCGTTATCAACCAGTTCAGATCGTTGAATAAAGACCAGCAGGAAGCCTGCGCCCGCCGCATCGAAGCCTATCTCCACGAGCACATCGAGGGGTTGAAGGGGTTCAGGGATACCATCGTCGAGGCGCGTTTCGCTGATGGCAGGCACTGCCCCAGGTGCGGAAGCGTCGATGTGAAGCGTTGGGGCGCGTACAGCGACAAGAACGCCTACATGGCCCGCCAGCGGTACATGTGCAAGGATTGCGGACGCACCTTTACCGAACTGACGGGGACGCCGATGGCGGGGACCCACAAGCCCGAGCTGTGGTCCCGCTACATCCGATGCATGATCGAGGGGTTGAGCCTTCCCCGGACCGCCAAGCGGCTCGAGATTTCCATCCCCACGGCCTTCTATTGGCGGCACAAGATCCTGTGTGGCCTGAAGGCGTTGCATGCCCGGGATATCCTGTCCGGCATCGTCGAGATGGACGAAACCTTTTTCGTCGAATCCAACAAGGGAAGCCGCAACCTGAAGCACCGTCCTCCGAGGAAGCACCGGGGCGTCGCACGGAAACGCGGTATCTCGAACGAACAAGTGGCCGTGTTGGTGGGGCTCAGCCGCGATGGTGACGTGTTAAGCCATGCCGCTGGCCGGGGGCGCTTGTCGGCCGATCAGGTCGCGCGGGCCATCGGCGGCAACATCATGCCGGACAGCACGCTTGTCACGGACTCCATGTCCGGCTTCGCCACCTACGCCAAGCGCGAGGGCATCCGGCATGTCCGCTTGAACAGCCGTCAGGGCGTGTACACCCAGGGTGTCCACCACATCCAGCACGTCAACAACTACCACGCGGGTCTCAAGGAATGGATGCGCCGGTTCTGCGGCGTGGCCTCGAAGTTCCTCGACCACTACATGGCGTGGTTCAACCTGTTGCGGATCGTGACCAAGCTGGAATCCAAGAGCAGGCTGGAGGAATTCTACCGTCAGGCTTGCCGCAAGACCGCCTATGCGCCCGTCAGGGACTTCCGGGCATTCAAGGTCGGCCAGGAGCCGTAA